The nucleotide sequence ACAAGCTTAATGTATAAGTAATTAATATAAAAAGATTTAAAAAATAATAATAAAAAATAATGGAGGTGTTAGTATGGCAAAGAAATTAAGAATGACATTTGTAAATACAGTAGATGGAAAGAGAAAGACAATATATTTAAATGATCCAAGAGTAGATTTAACCTCAACAGAAGTACAAAGTGCTATGGATTCATTTGTAGGAGTATTAGTACCAGCAGGATATGAAAAAGATAATGCAACTATTGTAGATACAACATCAAATGAATTATTTGATTTAATCAACTAAAGTATAACCGGGCTTTTGGCCCGGTTTAATTAAAGAAGGTTTAAATTATGTGGGATATATTTAAAATAGTATTATTGAATATTATAGACTATTTCTTTAAATTATTAAACCAAGCATTTGATTATGATGATAAGAAAGAGAAAATAAAAGAAATAAAGGAAATACAAAAGAATTTTAATAATGAACTTAATAAGCAAATAAAATTATTATCTGCAGAAATTGATGAAAAATTTGATGAATTAAAAGAAGAAATTGATAACTAGGAGGATGGTAATATGATTACAATACCTTATTTCTGTAAAAAATATGATTTTCATAATCCAGAAATTTTAAGATTTTTAGTTAAATATTTAAACATTCAACCAGTTACTGGAGATTTAGAAACTAGAGGTATGAGATTTTACAAAGAAGAAGATTTACTATATATTTATAATGCTTTTATAGAAGCATTTGGGTATTAATAAAATCCCGGAAAATTCCGGGATTTTATTATAATGTATCAAACCTATCTTGTTCTTTTATAACTTCTCTAACTTCTAAAATTTTTTCAAATACCATTTTTGATAAATCTAAGCCTTTTTTATTCATTCTAATTCTTTCATCAACTTCAATTAAATCTGATGCTAGTTGAAAAAGATTTTTAGAAAATTTTTCAAATAATTTTCCATATTTATTTTTTAATTTTTCTACACTTATTCCATCTATTAATCTTAATCCCATAAACAGCTCTTCTGTTAATTCATCTAATAATGTATTTTCATTATAATAATCATATGGGATTTGATTATTATCTATTTTTTCAAAATATTCTTTAAAATCCCATGTTTTTGTATATCTAATATTATTATAATGTCCTCCTGCTGATAATCCAAAACCATGATAATTTTCATTATTCCAATATATTAAATTATGTTTGCATTCATATCCTTCTTTTGCCCAATTAGAAATTTCATATCTGTTATATCCCATTTTATGTAATTCTTCTATTATTAAATCAAAACCATTTTCTATATATTCATTTTCTGGTAATTTCATTTTTCCTTTTTCT is from Marinitoga litoralis and encodes:
- a CDS encoding DUF2922 domain-containing protein, producing MAKKLRMTFVNTVDGKRKTIYLNDPRVDLTSTEVQSAMDSFVGVLVPAGYEKDNATIVDTTSNELFDLIN